From a single Bemisia tabaci chromosome 10, PGI_BMITA_v3 genomic region:
- the LOC140225701 gene encoding uncharacterized protein: protein MFVHTLTSLSAETFANRFTSWFTNRFAITLTQTGQISFAATAITFSSANTQRFGRISPVRPSRTKSKTNTPAQDPQNPPAHSSKPSTSLHKPQISPDIIPISKSPPRSSPKSLDESPPKSRQKPLPKSYQSLCKSFNQNLHQNLLRQSLRQSLFQSLCQSLHQNLRLSLHPRLRPDLHRLQHLQNGKVLIFIIGELMLQPRMHHNHNLQSLRYLQHLHRQQNPPPHRRMFKLNLADWKRPPKVQEGLQPALAPNVDPNDPHQVAFYRLQTKLLKYFSHKEAPPKNDFLALLEDVHNEQFKPRSQDAEQRSKKWIEEHCGPLLEEDRVELIESPTLKQECIIRCHKLWGFAFVPPEVTPPPVDPAEFFACGRLVRLVEGEVKENPAPYLNEDHMPVFACNCKTAYEFYLLMDHYEVNSVSFNELRNQPYTSVQYILDWLKIAFYGTRVQILSHAEFMLQWQQLFDRGGGRIRTPLIRTSTLSGFRKGKLPVVRMTSWPMTRIGRVCNFRVRKHPLMD, encoded by the exons ATGTTCGTGCACACACTCACCTCCCTCTCCGCCGAGACGTTCGCCAACCGGTTCACGAGCTGGTTCACCAACCGGTTCGCCATCACGCTCACCCAAACGGGACAGATCAGCTTCGCCGCGACCGCGATTACGTTCTCCTCAGCGAATACTCAACGGTTCGGCCGAATCTCACCTGTACGTCCGAGCAGAACGAAATCCAAAACGAACACTCCAGCGCAAGATCCTCAAAATCCTCCCGCTCATTCTTCCAAGCCTTCAACCAGTCTTCATAAACCTCAAATTAGTCCGGACATTATTCCTATATCTAAATCTCCACCGAGGTCCTCGCCAAAGTCTCTAGACGAATCTCCACCAAAGTCTCGACAAAAGCCTCTACCGAAGTCCTATCAGAGTCTCTGCAAGAGTTTCAACCAAAATCTCCACCAAAATCTTCTCCGACAAAGTCTGCGGCAAAGTCTCTTCCAAAGTCTTTGCCAAAGTCTCCATCAAAATCTCCGCCTAAGTCTCCACCCACGTCTCCGCCCAGACCTCCACCGCCTCCAGCACCTCCAAAATGGCAAGGTCCTCATTTTCATCATTGGCGAGCTCATGTTACAACCAAGGATGCACCACAACCACAACCTTCAAAGCCTCCGGTATCTCCAACACCTCCACCGCCAGCAAAATCCTCCTCCACATCGACGGATGTTCAAACTGAACCTTGCAGACTGGAAGAGGCCGCCGAAAGTCCAAGAGGGTCTCCAGCCCGCATTAGCTCCGAATGTGGACCCAAACGACCCTCATCAAGTGGCTTTCTATCGACTACAGACTAAACTGCTCAAATATTTCT CGCATAAGGAAGCTCCTCCCAAAAATGATTTCCTGGCGTTATTGGAAGACGTTCACAATGAACAATTCAAGCCCCGATCGCAGGACGCAGAACAGCGCTCCAAAAAGTGGATTGAAGAACACTGTGGCCCTTTATTGGAGGAAGATCGAGTGGagt TGATCGAGTCACCCACACTGAAACAGGAGTGCATAATTCGCTGCCATAAATTATGGGGATTTGCTTTCGTGCCCCCCGAGGTTACCCCACCACCAGTGGACCCCGCGGAATTCTTCGCGTGTGGACGGCTGGTTCGGTTGGTTGAGGGCGAGGTGAAAGAAAACCCAGCACCCTATCTCAACGAAGACCATATGCCGGTCTTTGCCTGCAACTGTAAAACGGCGTACGAATTCTACCTTCTCATGGACCACTATGAG GTCAACTCCGTCTCGTTCAACGAATTGCGGAACCAGCCGTACACCTCAGTCCAGTACATTTTAGACTGGCTGAAAATCGCGTTTTACGGAACGAGAGTGCAAATACTGAGCCACGCTGAGTTCATGTTGCAATGGCAGCAGCTCTTCGACAGAGGGGGTGGCCGAATCCGTACTCCGTTAATCAGGACTTCCACACTTTCTGGCTTCAGAAAGGGAAAGCTGCCGGTGGTGAGGATGACGAGCTGGCCGATGACGCGTATTGGGagggtatgcaattttagagtACGGAAACATCCCCTAATggattaa